The Paramisgurnus dabryanus chromosome 1, PD_genome_1.1, whole genome shotgun sequence genome includes a window with the following:
- the minpp1b gene encoding multiple inositol polyphosphate phosphatase 1b — MKTQYFFINYIVVFLSITMVRLSFSKLTKPTIAHYFGTKGRYEEVNPHLLNDILFVNTSLVAPPSPNCNAVHMVSVIRHGTRYPTTKNVKKLASLFDLVLSDASGDAPWLNDIKNKWKMWYTEDMDGKLVEKGRDDHRHLAMRLAQSFPTLISEDKLSANRIDFITSSKHRCIDSIKAFQEGLHRLWDVHDMDYKHYVDDSIMRFFDHCERFVNSVENNKTALNEVHRFKSSREMDTVRRKIANRLQIPYDKFTPEMAEASYFLCAYEFAIKSEISPWCNLLDKSDAQVLEYKSDLKQYWKRGYGHDINSKSSCPLFHDIFKRLNKAAYDYRYGEVVKTATIQVGHGETLLPLLSLMGFFKDEKSLTADNYSQQHNRKFRTSQIVPYAANLIFVLYECSDGLRVQLFLNEKPIPFPNLNHSAPLYETVKKHYSKLLHGCDFKKECDMPHSKLRNTEL, encoded by the exons ATGAAAACACAATACTTCTTCATAAACTATATTGTCGTTTTTCTAAGCATTACCATGGTTCGTTTGTCTTTCTCTAAACTCACGAAACCAACGATTGCACATTACTTTGGGACTAAAGGGAGATACGAGGAAGTAAACCCCCATCTCTTAAATGACATTTTGTTTGTAAACACCTCGCTGGTTGCTCCGCCGTCTCCAAACTGCAATGCTGTTCATATGGTGTCTGTGATAAGGCACGGGACGCGTTATCCGACGaccaaaaatgtgaaaaagctAGCGAGTCTCTTTGATCTGGTCTTATCTGATGCGTCGGGCGACGCGCCGTGGCTCAATGACATCAAAAACAAATGGAAGATGTGGTACACTGAAGACATGGACGGCAAACTGGTCGAGAAGGGTCGGGATGACCATAGGCATTTGGCAATGCGACTTGCGCAGTCATTCCCAACTTTGATTTCTGAGGATAAACTCAGTGCCAACCGCATTGATTTTATCACCAGCTCAAAGCACAGGTGTATTGACAGCATCAAAGCTTTCCAAGAGGGTCTGCACAGACTCTGGGATGTGCATG ATATGGATTACAAACATTATGTGGATGACTCCATTATGAGATTCTTTGATCATTGTGAAAGATTTGTTAATAGTGTTGAGAATAACAAAACAGCTTTGAACGAGGTTCATCGTTTTAAGTCTTCAAGAGAGATGGATACAGTACGGAGGAAAATCGCCAATCGGCTTCAAATTCCATATGACAAATTCACTCCTG AAATGGCAGAAGCATCTTACTTTTTGTGTGCCTATGAGTTTGCCATCAAGTCTGAGATCTCTCCCTGGTGTAATCTACTAGACAAGTCAGATGCTCAA GTTCTGGAGTACAAAAGTGACTTGAAGCAGTACTGGAAGAGGGGATATGGacatgacatcaacagtaaatCCAGCTGCCCCTTATTTCATGATATTTTCAAGCGTCTAAATAAGGCTGCTTATGACTACAG ATATGGGGAGGTTGTAAAAACTGCCACGATTCAGGTTGGCCATGGCGAGACCCTTCTTCCTCTTCTCTCTCTGATGGGCTTCTTCAAGGATGAAAAGTCTCTGACTGCAGATAACTACTCTCAGCAGCACAACCGCAAGTTTCGCACCAGTCAGATTGTACCTTATGCTGCAAACCTAATCTTTGTTCTGTATGAATGCAGTGATGGACTCAGAGTACAGTTGTTTCTTAATGAGAAGCCCATACCATTTCCCAATCTTAACCACTCGGCTCCATTGTATGAAACTGTCAAAAAACATTACTCAAAGCTCCTTCATGGTTGTGATTTTAAGAAGGAATGTGACATGCCTCATTCAAAACTCAGGAACACTGAATTATAA